A genome region from Ligilactobacillus cholophilus includes the following:
- a CDS encoding L-lactate MFS transporter, with amino-acid sequence MFKKRNVVAFAGVVFHLMIGSVYAWSVFSKPIVAATHWSESAVSFAFSLAIFCLGMSAAFMGKAVEKFGPTATGVFSSIFFGAGIALTGLSIHLHSLPLLYLGYGIIGGIGLGAGYVTPVSTIVKWFPDRRGLAAGLAIMGFGFASLVTSPIAQYLMDTVGLVNTFYILGLAYFVVMITASFFIKKPKENELPKTMNEKMVIRSTYLNGKQFTANEAVKTRSFRLLWLMFFINITCGIGLVSAASPMAQSMTGMSVAKATIMVGIIGLFNGFGRLAWATLSDYIGRPNTFSLIFITDIVMLILMLIFKLPMVFTVALCLLLSCYGAGFSVIPAYLSDVFGTKELGAIHGYALTAWAVAGLVGPVLLSVTHQILHTYIVTITVFVIIDLLALLVSYYIRKDFVAEIRNMQEEM; translated from the coding sequence ATGTTTAAGAAGAGAAATGTTGTCGCCTTTGCGGGAGTTGTCTTTCACTTAATGATCGGTTCAGTTTATGCTTGGAGTGTTTTCTCTAAGCCAATCGTTGCTGCAACTCATTGGAGTGAATCTGCCGTTTCATTTGCATTCAGTTTAGCAATCTTTTGTTTAGGAATGTCAGCTGCATTTATGGGGAAGGCAGTTGAAAAATTTGGTCCTACAGCTACTGGAGTCTTCTCAAGTATTTTCTTTGGTGCTGGGATTGCTCTTACTGGATTGTCAATTCACTTGCACTCATTACCACTACTTTATCTTGGATACGGAATTATTGGAGGAATTGGTTTAGGTGCTGGATACGTTACTCCAGTTTCAACAATTGTTAAATGGTTCCCAGATCGTCGTGGTTTAGCTGCTGGTTTAGCAATCATGGGCTTTGGTTTTGCTTCATTAGTAACAAGTCCAATTGCTCAATACTTAATGGATACTGTTGGTTTAGTTAATACATTTTACATTTTAGGTCTTGCATACTTTGTTGTAATGATCACAGCATCATTCTTCATTAAGAAACCTAAGGAAAATGAATTACCTAAGACAATGAACGAAAAGATGGTTATCCGTTCAACATATCTTAACGGGAAACAATTTACTGCTAACGAAGCAGTAAAAACACGTTCATTCCGATTACTCTGGTTAATGTTCTTTATCAACATTACTTGCGGAATTGGTTTAGTTTCAGCTGCATCACCAATGGCTCAATCAATGACAGGAATGAGTGTTGCTAAAGCAACTATCATGGTTGGTATTATCGGTTTATTCAATGGATTTGGTCGTCTTGCATGGGCAACTTTGTCAGATTACATCGGTCGTCCAAACACATTCTCATTGATTTTCATTACTGATATTGTTATGTTAATCTTAATGCTTATTTTTAAATTACCAATGGTCTTTACTGTTGCCCTTTGCTTATTGCTTTCATGCTATGGTGCTGGTTTCTCAGTTATCCCTGCATACTTAAGTGATGTATTTGGTACAAAAGAATTAGGTGCAATTCACGGATATGCTTTAACAGCATGGGCAGTAGCTGGATTAGTTGGACCAGTCTTGTTATCAGTTACACACCAAATCTTACATACATATATAGTTACAATCACTGTATTCGTAATTATTGATTTGCTTGCTTTACTCGTTTCATACTACATCCGCAAGGACTTTGTAGCAGAAATTCGTAACATGCAAGAAGAAATGTAA
- a CDS encoding ECF transporter S component has product MSKYRRMTFIAVLAAMAYILMYISFPIIPIVPWLKIDFSDIVILFGMIMLGVKDGILIAVIEELIYLIVTGPSVGHLIGVGSNFIAMFCLCLPLYLTLKKTDFIVTVKQAVCAVGLEMLVLTSVMSLANFFVITPLYINVLGMKLGFSITKIVLLGVVPFNLIKGLVVGIAFLVMIHFLKPYFSHVKN; this is encoded by the coding sequence ATGAGTAAATACAGACGCATGACATTTATAGCAGTTTTAGCTGCAATGGCATATATTTTAATGTACATATCATTTCCAATCATTCCGATTGTTCCATGGTTAAAGATAGATTTTTCAGATATTGTAATTCTATTTGGAATGATCATGCTTGGAGTTAAAGATGGAATTTTGATTGCGGTTATTGAAGAATTAATTTATTTAATCGTTACCGGTCCATCGGTTGGACATTTAATTGGTGTGGGTAGTAATTTCATAGCAATGTTTTGCTTATGCTTGCCACTGTATCTAACTTTAAAAAAGACAGATTTTATTGTTACAGTTAAACAAGCTGTTTGCGCAGTAGGACTAGAAATGCTAGTTTTAACAAGTGTAATGAGTTTAGCTAACTTCTTTGTTATTACACCGCTATATATTAATGTATTGGGAATGAAATTAGGATTTTCAATTACTAAAATTGTATTGCTAGGTGTTGTTCCATTTAATTTAATCAAAGGGTTAGTTGTTGGAATTGCATTTCTTGTGATGATTCATTTTTTAAAACCATATTTCTCACATGTTAAAAATTAA
- the ribB gene encoding 3,4-dihydroxy-2-butanone-4-phosphate synthase — translation MRTMMNDVETAIKFLKEGKFIILADNESRENEGDLVALGSRVSPETIYQMLKIANGLMCVPVSRKIAERLGFKLMVENSTDPNETPFMVTTDATYEETGVTTGVSAYDRAATIKKIADPTAKPEHFNHPGHIQPLIAQDKGIRERTGHTEATVDLAYLAHEEPVTVIIEILKENGKMARRDDLAKLSEKYQVPMITIPQLEKYLDENQIEYAAKLAE, via the coding sequence ATCCGAACAATGATGAATGATGTAGAGACTGCCATTAAGTTTTTGAAAGAAGGAAAATTCATTATTCTTGCTGATAATGAATCAAGGGAGAATGAAGGAGATTTAGTTGCTCTAGGTTCACGTGTTAGTCCAGAAACAATTTACCAAATGTTGAAAATTGCAAATGGTTTAATGTGTGTTCCAGTAAGTCGTAAAATTGCTGAACGATTAGGTTTCAAATTGATGGTCGAAAATAGTACAGATCCTAATGAAACACCATTTATGGTAACGACTGATGCAACATATGAAGAAACAGGGGTAACAACAGGGGTGTCTGCATATGATCGTGCAGCAACAATTAAAAAGATTGCTGATCCAACAGCTAAACCTGAACACTTTAATCATCCTGGACACATCCAACCATTAATTGCACAGGATAAAGGAATTCGTGAACGAACAGGACATACAGAAGCAACTGTAGATCTAGCATATCTAGCACATGAAGAACCAGTTACAGTAATCATCGAAATTTTAAAAGAAAACGGTAAGATGGCACGGCGCGATGATTTAGCAAAACTTTCAGAAAAGTATCAAGTTCCAATGATTACAATTCCACAACTAGAAAAATATCTTGATGAAAATCAAATCGAATACGCAGCAAAATTAGCTGAATAA
- a CDS encoding SpaA isopeptide-forming pilin-related protein, with the protein MEKRFKRILMSKNNIIFAIIILFSSIFIGTTSSFASTTNENVKITNISTSSSEVKDGEKVAITVGFSGNGNVKPGDKLTISLPQPSSSSGGLHGIRTTIPISATAPDGSTIADAATAEVNGYTVTITFNDGITQLTNGFSGTFTFQAIAEKGSTISGIDGKVDISKDWGTNVQGPSIVITTSTNNSSSSNSGVNSGNQSSQPVTPPDTTVAGLTKGGYQGTDGNLNWSVYGTVSANAQGPIVITDTPSPSVPIDWNSWRFYLTDAQGNKFVYTVNELEQHGINVDKNQPTGGFTVTDPNGTLAGTKWAISYRCMLENPETGASYDNGAEMAYGNENFTDKANITIQQHGQGEIIGYSSGKLTLLKEDADSHTLLAGAKFELTNTTSGKTMTATSDAEGKIAFDNLLDGKYVLKEVQAPDGYELSDKQYQFTIQQGKMIDSDLPTDNIVSNVKIPVSSSSSSSESNSTSSEVPSSSSESSSASSEVPSSSSESSSASSEVPSSSSESSSISSEVPSSSSESNSTSSEVSSSSSESNSTSSEVPSSSSESSSISSEVPSSSSESNSTSSEVSSSSSESNNASSEISSSNTSVKHVSSSLNSESSSLSIELSSSNASSESSASKVSSSSSSIDRVPAVVTTSSSSSAKTVEETSSSEVNAKSVTSEISSNKMNSKNESKVNDVNGEKASVATNNSENSVSETTVSSNEHGAIGVANGSSSTSEAKNGTSQNKGKNQVLPQTGEMNTSSIVVIGMVLLALAGSAIIFKRH; encoded by the coding sequence ATGGAAAAAAGGTTTAAGCGAATCTTAATGAGCAAAAATAATATAATTTTTGCAATTATAATTTTATTTAGTTCAATTTTTATTGGCACTACTTCATCATTTGCTTCAACGACAAATGAGAATGTCAAAATTACTAACATCAGTACAAGTAGTTCTGAAGTTAAGGATGGAGAGAAGGTTGCCATAACGGTTGGATTTAGTGGAAACGGAAATGTAAAACCGGGAGATAAGCTTACAATTTCGTTGCCACAACCAAGTTCATCTTCAGGAGGACTACATGGAATTCGGACAACGATTCCAATTTCAGCAACAGCACCGGATGGTTCAACTATCGCGGATGCTGCCACAGCAGAAGTTAATGGTTATACAGTGACTATTACTTTTAATGATGGAATAACACAACTAACAAATGGATTTAGTGGAACATTTACATTTCAAGCTATCGCAGAAAAAGGTTCTACAATTAGTGGAATAGATGGAAAAGTTGACATTAGTAAGGATTGGGGAACTAACGTTCAAGGCCCAAGTATTGTAATTACTACCTCAACAAATAATTCTTCATCGTCTAATAGTGGTGTTAATAGTGGAAATCAAAGTTCACAACCTGTAACACCTCCTGATACAACAGTTGCTGGATTAACAAAAGGTGGATATCAAGGAACAGATGGAAATCTAAATTGGTCAGTTTATGGAACTGTGTCAGCAAATGCACAAGGACCAATTGTGATTACAGATACTCCTTCACCAAGTGTACCAATTGATTGGAATAGTTGGCGTTTTTATTTAACGGATGCACAAGGAAATAAATTTGTGTACACAGTTAATGAATTGGAACAACATGGAATTAACGTTGATAAGAATCAACCAACAGGTGGATTTACGGTAACTGATCCTAATGGTACATTAGCTGGAACAAAATGGGCTATTTCATATCGTTGTATGTTAGAAAATCCTGAAACAGGAGCTTCATATGATAACGGTGCAGAAATGGCATATGGTAATGAGAATTTCACAGATAAGGCAAATATTACAATCCAACAACATGGACAAGGTGAAATCATTGGATATAGTAGTGGAAAATTAACTTTATTAAAAGAAGATGCAGATTCACATACTTTATTAGCAGGAGCAAAATTTGAATTAACAAATACAACTTCTGGTAAGACAATGACGGCAACTAGTGATGCTGAAGGAAAGATTGCATTTGATAATTTATTAGATGGTAAGTATGTATTAAAGGAAGTTCAAGCACCAGATGGATATGAATTGAGTGATAAACAATATCAATTTACAATTCAACAAGGTAAGATGATTGATTCAGATCTTCCAACAGATAATATAGTTTCAAATGTGAAAATCCCAGTAAGTTCATCAAGCAGTTCAAGCGAAAGCAATAGCACATCAAGCGAAGTACCAAGCAGCTCAAGTGAAAGCAGTAGCGCATCAAGCGAAGTACCAAGCAGCTCAAGTGAAAGCAGTAGCGCATCAAGTGAAGTACCAAGTAGCTCAAGCGAAAGCAGTAGTATATCAAGTGAAGTGCCAAGCAGCTCAAGTGAAAGCAATAGCACATCAAGTGAAGTGTCAAGCAGCTCAAGCGAAAGCAATAGCACATCAAGTGAAGTACCAAGTAGCTCAAGCGAAAGCAGTAGTATATCAAGTGAAGTGCCAAGCAGCTCAAGTGAAAGCAATAGCACATCAAGTGAAGTATCAAGCAGCTCAAGCGAAAGCAATAATGCATCAAGTGAAATTTCATCAAGCAATACAAGTGTAAAACATGTATCAAGTAGCTTGAATTCAGAAAGTTCAAGTTTATCAATTGAACTTTCATCAAGTAATGCAAGTTCAGAAAGCTCAGCAAGTAAAGTTTCATCAAGTAGTTCAAGCATAGATAGAGTACCTGCTGTAGTAACAACAAGTAGCTCAAGTTCAGCAAAAACAGTTGAAGAAACATCATCAAGTGAAGTTAATGCTAAGAGTGTAACAAGTGAAATTTCATCAAATAAGATGAACTCTAAGAATGAATCAAAAGTAAATGATGTAAATGGTGAAAAGGCATCAGTTGCAACAAATAATAGTGAAAATTCAGTTAGTGAAACGACTGTAAGTTCAAATGAACATGGTGCTATTGGTGTAGCAAATGGTTCAAGTTCAACAAGTGAAGCTAAAAATGGTACAAGTCAAAATAAAGGTAAGAATCAAGTCCTTCCACAAACAGGTGAAATGAATACAAGTTCAATTGTAGTTATTGGAATGGTTCTTTTAGCTTTGGCAGGATCAGCTATTATCTTTAAACGCCATTAA